The Daphnia pulex isolate KAP4 chromosome 7, ASM2113471v1 genome includes the window AATAAGCAAAGAAAATTTCCGCGTTTCGGGGCAAGAAAGGGAAATTTTGCATGTAGTTCTATatttggccgctagatggcgatgcggcgaatttatttttttttttacattctttTATGTCACCCTTTCGGCGTGCCATATGCCATAATAGGCGGTGCCGCAGCCCAAGGGAAAATCTCTTATCGAATTGACTGACCAGTGACCTCCCCCTTAAATGGCTCTGCCTTTAGATATGaagtgttgttttttgtttggtttggtttggttttttttttttttcgaatgcaGGTATTAATAATTAAAGTACATCCCGTTTATCaaactttctaaaaaaaacataaattacaGAAGGAAGAGATATTGAATATAACAGTTTGATAACATTTATGAggcaaatgaaagaaataaatatttgttgaatttttccatcttcgCCATACCAGATCAGAATTTTAGTATAACCCTGTCAATACAAAGaagtatgaaaataaaataatttttcagatttcttcCTGTATATTCTTTACGCTTTCTtggattcaaattcttttcaattgtTGTCACATTTTGGGTAAAAAAATGAGCAATCGCCGAATTTCCCATTATCGTTGGCTTCGTGATAAGCTCTCATACTGTCATATGAAGGtttaaaatccaatttttcagTAAcaaatttgttacttttataAATACCACTAAATAAGTAATAACCAAAATAACGTTAGGGAAATATATTTATcgtaattaaatcaaataattaccTGAGCTCATTCGTAAGCTTTGCCAGATTTCTTTGACTTTCGTTTTTAATGTCatagtttttttcaaacagtcGGCATATCAAACGTTTACGGCAATCATCGTCGTTCTTTTCTGCCCCAAGACGTCGGAAATGCTCATCCATTTCATGAAGAATTTGTACAATACGAGTCCAATTAAAATCCAGGTCACCTTCGCCGTCCGGAATGGAACGCTTCCCATAGTAAGATTGAACGCTAGTACCTATTACGCCAAATTacataagaaaattattttccctcttAAAATACCccataattaaatttattaaagaaGAAGTATAATTCTTTGCAAGGTcaacgatttcattttttaatgtcGTTTCGATCAGttctgatttgaatttgaccGACCGATTACATTACTTTCATTTGTTTAGGTATCATTTGATATTCGTTTTTGTACAAGAAGTCCCGTATGAACCATGTGCAATCACCACCAACCACACCTTCCACTGAGTGATCATTCGAGGTACTTTACTACTTTGAGTCCAAAAGCAAAACCGGTGAATAGTTTtccataaaataatttcttcatATATAAA containing:
- the LOC124198850 gene encoding uncharacterized protein LOC124198850 isoform X2, giving the protein MMRNNLALGTLLFVIGMSFSVDAFSFDNFIDPLLSMNEENGNLDLGEILSSETAHNAARLFLSYINSTTTISASYALVIILGISLALLALLGLAYMTASAIFTGTSVQSYYGKRSIPDGEGDLDFNWTRIVQILHEMDEHFRRLGAEKNDDDCRKRLICRLFEKNYDIKNESQRNLAKLTNELSGIYKSNKFVTEKLDFKPSYDSMRAYHEANDNGKFGDCSFFYPKCDNN